One Bombilactobacillus folatiphilus genomic window, GATATGAGTAGTGATATTAAACAAGCCGATTTAACAGCTTTTGCGCAAGGTGCTAGTGGCCGGCAGAATGCCTTGGCAGCCGCTTATCGTTTTGTTATTGATTACACGACCAAGCCGCAATTTACGCCGGGCTTGTATTTGTCGGGCGATTTTGGCATTGGTAAGACGTATTTGTTGGCAGCTATTGCTAAAGAATTGGTCCAAAATCAGGTTGCAGTTTTGCTGATTCATTTTCCGACGTTCACGGTACAAATGAAAAATGCGATTCACGATAATTCAGTTTTGAGTCGGATTGATCAAATCAAGACTGTGCCGATTTTGATGTTGGATGATATTGGGGCGGATTCTTTGAGTTCGTGGATCCGTGATGAAGTGTTGGGCGTGATTTTGCAGTATCGGATGCAGGAACAATTGCCGACTTTTTTCTCTTCGAATTTTGCGATGAAAGATTTGGAAAAACATTTGACCATTAATCAACGTGGTGACCAAGAACCTATCAAAGCCGCGCGCATTATGGAACGGGTGCGGTATTTATCACATGAAGTTATCTTGTCAGGTCCTAATCGTCGTTTTGAAAAATAGTCAAGTTGACTTGCAAAAAATAAAAGTGCGTGTTTTAATGTGAACATAGCTTGAAAGTTTTCTTTGCAGGGAGAGTTGACCTTAGACTGAAAGTCGCTCATCAGAAAACTTAACTAAATAAAATTGATATTAGTGTTGGTTTGGTCACATTATCGACTGATGAAGATAAGTAATTCATTACTTAATGTGGGTGGAACCGCGTCAACGACGTCCCTTAGACTATTTAATAGTTTAAGGGGCGTTTTTTATTTTTAGGAGGAGAAAATGGCTCGAATTACCTTAGAATTTCCAGATGGCTCCAAGCGTGAGTTTGCACAAGATGTGACACCGCTATCAGTGGCTGAATCGATTAGTAATAGTTTAAAAAAGCAGGCGGTGGCTGCCAAAGTTAATGGCGTTTTGGTGGATATCAATCGGCCTATCGTTCAAGACGCACAAGTAGAAATTGTCACGAAGAAAGATGATGCAGCTCCAGAAGTTGCTCGGAATACTGCAGTATTCTTGTTGAGTGCAGCGTTAAAGCAAAAATATCCTGCAATTCATTTTGGCGAACAAGCTGTGAACAATGATGGTTTTTATTTAGATACCGATAAGGCTGAGAACCAAGTTAGTGTTGATGAATTATCTGCTTTGATGCAAGATGTTAATAAATTGATTAAGGATAATGCGCCAATTGAACGTCAATTAATGGCAAAAGAAGATTTGGTTGCTCGTTTTAGTGATGATCCTTACCAAACGGAAATTTTAAAATCCATTGATAGCGTGCAGATTCCTGTTTATCAAATGGGTGAGTTTATTAGTTTTGGTGAAAAAGCATTATTGCCCAAAGCCAGTGATTTGAAGTATTATCAATTGCTATCAGTGGCGGGAGCTTATTGGCAAGGTAAGTCCAGCAACCCCATGTTGCAACGGATTTATGGGACTGCCTTTATGAATGATGAAGATTTACAAGCTGATTTGAAGCGGCGGGCTGAAATTAAAGAGCGTGATCATCGGACGATTGGTCGCGATTTAGATTTATTCTTTGTGGATCCTAAAGTTGGTTCTGGTTTGGCTTACTGGATGCCTAAGGGTGCAACAATTCGACGGACGATTGAGCGTTACATCACTGATAAAGAAATTGCGGCCGGTTATGAGCATGTTTATACACCAGTGTTAATGAATTTGGACGCTTATAAGACTTCCGGTCACTGGGCGCATTATCGTGAAGATATGTTTCCACCAATGGATATGGGTGACGGCGAGATGTTGGAATTGCGCCCAATGAATTGTCCATCACATATTCAAATTTACAAGCATCATATTCGTTCTTATCGTGAATTACCGATTCGGATTGCGGAATTGGGCATGATGCACCGTTATGAAAAATCAGGTGCCTTGTCTGGTTTGCAACGGGTGCGGGAAATGACTTTGAATGATGGTCATACTTTTGTGGCTTTGGAACAAATTGAAGATGAGTTTAAGAAAGTTTTGCAGTTGATGATGGACGTTTACAAAGATTTCAATATTGATAACTATACTTTCCGTTTGAGTTATCGTGATCCAGCTAATACTGAAAAGTATTTTGATGATGATGAAATGTGGGATCGTTCCCAAGGTATGTTGAAGTCGGCGATGGATGATTTGGGCTTGGAATATTACGAAGCTGAAGGTGAAGCAGCCTTTTATGGTCCAAAATTGGATGTCCAAACTAAGACTGCTCTCGGCAACGAGGAAACTTTATCAACGATTCAATTAGATTTTATGCAACCCGAAAAATTCCAATTAACTTATGTGGGTGAAGATGGTCAAGAGCACCGTCCAGTGATGATCCACCGTGGTGTGATTTCGACAATGGAACGTTTTATTGCTTATTTGATTGAAATGTATAAGGGTGCCTTTCCAACTTGGTTATCGCCTGTCCAAGTTCAAATTATTCCCGTTAATAATGAATATCATTTGGATTATGCTCAAGAATTACAGACGCGGATGCGTAAATTAGGTTTGCGTGTAGAGATTGATGCGCGCAATGAAAAAATGAATTATAAGATTCGCGAAGCACAAACGCAAAAAGTACCATATACGGTCGTGATTGGTGATCAAGAAGTCCAAGATTCCACCGTTTCTGTTCGAAAATATGGCGAACAGGATAGTAGTACGGAAGATGTCAGTATGTTTGTTGATAGCGTGGTCGCTGACGTGAAGAACTATTCACGAAGCGAGAGATAAATAAAAATAGGAAAAAGCTATTCGATAATATATTTCGAAATTAATTCAATTTTGAAGTATATTGTGCGAATAGCTTTTTAATTTTTTAGATCATAATGAACAAATTAACTTTATTATTTTTTGGTGATTGTCGTGCAACCATTATTTATAGAACGTCTTAAAACATGAATAATTGCTGCAATTAAGGATAAAGTAAGGGATGTTTTAGTTGATCATGATGTAACTAATTCTGCTTTTGTACGAATGATGTTGGCAATTGTTGTGACTGATGGATTTAGAACTAAATTTTAAATTAGTACTCCGAAAAATAAGAGGCTTATTATCCCCAGAGCTAATATAACTAAAATGAGTTTAAAAATGAAAATGGTAGATATCCAAATAATACGTTTATGATTTTTTCTCAGTTTTATTACGGACTTATCATCTTTAGATGCAAGTAATTTATTTGGACAATTGATTAACATGGGAAAAATAGTGCAAATGTAAGTCATAATGATAAAATAACTCAAAGAGGCTGATAATGGAATGCTAACTCTTAGCTTGAGCAGAACATACATGATTAGTTCAGAAATAAAATTTACACATAAAGAACGGTTTACTAATTTATAAATATTTATAATTGTACGTGACTTATCGCTAAAATCTAATAGCTCTTTATTAGGTAATTTATTAGAGTATCACATAGAAATATCAAAAGCATCCATGCTGAAGTAAATTATGGCAATGGTAAACAATATAATTGAAATTATTCTATAGCCATAACCTTGCTTATTTAAAATTGGTGGATATGTAATAATGAGAAAAATGATCATGTTAAAACAAAGTCTTGTGATTTCTTTGCCAAGTGTTGTTAAATTCTCTAAGTCTTTCTTTTCCTTTTGTTCCGATGAATAAGGATATGTATATTTTCCTATTTTCGCCAAATGTTTATATTGTTTTTTCACATTTATTCCTCCTTTAAATCAAGATTATTATAAAACAAAAAAGTTCCCTCATAAGGGAACTTTTTTAACGTAAATTATAATTATCACCCGTACGGGAATCGGACCCGTAACTCCACCTTGAGAGGGTGGCGTCTTAACCATTTGACCAACGGGCAATCAAACAATAAGTATTCTACTGAAAAATCGTCTACTCGTCAAGTACCTAAATAAAAAATGCCGCCAAATTATTCAAAAGATGTAATAAAATATTACTTTTGATGTTGTGCGTTTTGAGATAAAGGAGACCTAGTAACCAACCAATCAAAAATTTTGACAGAAAATAAATTGGATCTTGCGAAACATGAATTAGGCCAAATAAAAGAGCACTGAAAAACGCTCCCCAAGCTAAATGCTTGGGAAAGAACCAGTTGATAATAAAGCCGCGAAATAAAATTTCTTCCGTAATCGGTGCGATAAAAACGGCATAAAGAAGAAAAAAGACGGGCGAACTACCAGCCAATTTCAGCAAACCGTTAACATTGGTGTTACCACTCGTTTTCATCAAGGGCAACAATAAATGATTAATTAAAATTGTAATGAAAAACGTAATTAAAAGGTAGCTATAACTTTTGAGATTTAATTTTTGGGTGGAAAAAATTTGCGTCTTCAATAAAGTCACCAACATCATGCTCAAAGCCAAAACAACACCTATTACAAAATAGATATTGCTTTGCATCGGTGAAAAGTGTAACTTATTAACTAATTGCAAAATTAGCAGTGGCAACTGTTGAATTAAATAAAAAATAATGAGACCAACTAGTTTTAGTATTGTGCTAAAATAATTCTTATTTTGTTCAAAAAATTTCATGAATCAACCTTTCTGCAAGGAGCTGGTAAAAAGAATGTTTCATATTATGCGAAAAAGGATTCCTATGCTTGCCGTGTGGGGTTCTATTTTATTTATGGTTTGCCAGGTGATGGGGACGTTGTATATTCCCAATATTACTTCGGATATTGTTAATAAAGGCATTACTAAGGGCGATACTCATTATATCATAGTAGCTGGTCTACACATGATCGGGGTGTCTTTGGCGGTAATTGTGGCCGCAGGTTTGAATGTCTTGTTATCATCACAAGCATCACAAAAGTTAGGTAAACGTTTGCGTAATGATATTTATCGTAAAGTTTTGTATTTATCCAATGATGAATTTGATCAAATCGGAACGTCATCGTTGATTACGCGGACCACGAATGATGTGGTACAGATGCAAAATGTGACGATGATGATGCTACGAATGATGATTATGGCGCCAATTATGATGATTGGTGCTAGTTTTATGGCTTATCAAAAAAATCCGCAATTAACTAAAATTTTTGTAATTGTTCTACCTATTTTAATTATTATTGTGGCAGTCATTTTGTATTTTGCTGATCCTTTATTTCGCAAGATGCAGGCAAAAACAGATCGTCTTAATTTAGTTTTTCGTGAAGGATTGACGGGAGTGCGTGTGATTCGGGCATTTCGTCAAGATGATTGGGAGCAAAAGCGGTTTGCCGCAGCCAATCAAGATTATACGCATAATGCACAAAAAGTATTTTCAATTATTGCAGTGATGTCGCCACTAACGACCTTGATTATGAGTGGGACAAATATTGCGATTACATGGTTGGGCGCCAAATATATTTCGATGCAAACTATGCAAATTGGAAATTTGCTGGCGTTCATGACTTATGCTTCACAAATTTTGATGAGTGTCATGATGTTGTCGATGATTTTTGTGGTAGTCCCACGGGCGCAGGCTTCAGGGGTACGGATTCGTGAAGTTTTGGATTTGAAGAAGCAGCTGTCTGAACCTCAGACTAGTAAAATGTTGGATGATGAAGCGTCATTGAGTTTTCATGATGTGTCATTTCGCTATCAAGATGCACCACAACTGTCTTTGCAGCAAGTGAATTTTCAAGCTCAAAGTGGACAAAGTGTGGGAATTATTGGTGGCACGGGCTCCGGTAAAACGACACTAATTAGTTTGATTAGTCGGTTATATGATCCAGAAACTGGCGTAATTAAAGTTGATGGTCAGGATATACGAGCCTTAACAATTAAAGATTTGCGGGAGCGGGTCTCAGTGGTGCCACAAAAATCAATTTTATTTAAGGGCAATGTGCGTGCTAATTTGCAATATGGTGACCAAACTGCGACCGATGATAAGTTATGGCACGCTTTAAAGATTGCGCAAGCTGATGAATTTATCGAAACGTTGGATCAGACTGTGGAACAAAATGGTGATAATTTTTCTGGTGGTCAAAAGCAGCGTTTAGCGATTGCCCGAGCATTGGTTAAAGATGCGGATATTTATGTGTTCGATGATTCGTTTTCAGCGTTAGACTTCAAAACGGATGCCAAATTGCGGCAGGCTCTCAAAGACGATCCGCAAATGCAGCAAAAGGTAATTGTCATTGTCGGACAACGGATTTCTACAATTGCGGACAGCGACGTGATTGTGGTTTTGGATCAAGGCAGGATGATTGGTTGTGGGACACATCAAGAACTGAAAGCTTCCAATGCAATGTATCAAGAAATTATCACATCTCAGTTAAAGGAGGGATCGGTAGATGCCTAGTAAACAGAATATAAATCGGCAAAAACCACAAAATTTTTGGAAAACAACGTGGCGTTTGGCTCGGTATTTATCGGATTATATTGTTTCTTTGATTGTGGTTTTGATTTTGGCAATTACCGCGACTATTTTTCAAATTAAAACACCGAAAATTTTGGGGGAAGCAACCACTGAAATTTTTAAGGGTGTGATGGCAGGAATAGCTAAGCAAAAAGCGGGAATTCATGTGACGCAATTTCCTGTTGATTTTCACAAAATTGCCCAAATCTTAATGATTGTTGGCTTAATGTATGTAGGATCGGCCATTTTTAACTTTTTACAACAAATTTTGATGACACGTGCCTCGCAACAAACCGTTTTCAAATTGCGACGTGATTTGAAGTACAAAATGAAGCTATTGCCGGTCAATTTTTATGATACACACGATAATGGTGATATCATGTCGCGGGCGATTAATGATATGGACAATATTGCGGGAACGCTGCAGCAAAGTATCACGCAATTGGTGACCAGCGTTGTGACTTTAGTAGGAACCTTGTGGATGATGTTTTCGATTAGTTGGCAGCTGACATTGATTGCACTAGTAACAGTTCCGGTTAGTATAGTGTTAATTGGATTAATAGCTCCTCAATCACAAAAAGCATTCGCGGCTCAACAGAAATCGTTAGGTCTGTTAAACAATCAAGTTGAAGAAAATTACGGGGCCCATTTAGTGGTCCAAACTTTCAATCATGAACCTGCAACTTTAGCCGAATTTGAAGAAGAAAATGATCGTTTGTATTCAGCTGCATGGAAAGCACAATTATGGTCGGGGTTAATGATGCCATTAATGACTTTTGTGAATAATTTAGGCTACGTTGGTGTGGCCATCTATGGTGGAATTCAAGTGGCACATGGACGTTTGCCGATTGGGGATATTCAAGCCTTTTTACAATATACTCAACAATTTTCCCAACCAATTAATCAATTGGCAAACTTGGCGAATACCATTCAGGCGACAGTTGCTTCAGCCGAGCGCATCTTTGAAATTATGGATGAGCCAGAAATGCAGAAAACACATGTGGATGTGCCAGATACGCAAACCGATAATTTGATCGAATTGGATCATGTGCAATTTGGCTATCAAAATCAGCCCATCCTTTTACAGGATTATTCTTTGGAGGTCAAACCGGGGCAGATGATCGCTATTGTTGGACCGACTGGTGCTGGGAAGACAACGATTATTAACCTATTAGAACGTTTTTATGATATTAATAGCGGTTCGATTAAATTGGCAGGTCGAGATACACGGAATTTGACACGAGAGCAGTTGCGTTCCCATTTTGCGATGGTCTTACAGGAAACATGGTTATTTACGGGTAGTATTTATGATAATTTAAAATACGGGCGTGAAGACGCGACGCATGAACAGATTATGGCGGCTGCACAAGCTGCTCACGTCGATGAATTTGTTCAACAATTGCCTCAAGGGTACGAAACCGTTTTAAATGAGGAAGCTTCCAATATCTCGCAAGGTCAAAGGCAGTTATTGACGATTGCCCGAGCCTTTGTGGCTGATCCCGAAATTTTAATTTTGGATGAAGCAACATCATCAGTGGATACCAGAACAGAAGTCAAGATTCAACACGCAATGACGCGCTTACTTGAAGGTCGCACGAGCTTTGTGGTAGCACATCGTTTGTCCACGATTCAAGATGCCGACCAGATTATCGTGATGAATCACGGTTCAATTATGGAGACAGGTACGCATGAGCAATTGTTGGCGCAAAACGGTTTTTATGCGGATTTGTATAATGCCCAATTTAGTGGCAATGTGAGTTTGTAATGGTCGTACGAGCAGAGTATTTATGTGCCAAAATTAAGCAATTGGTCAATGAGCAAGTCGTACCGGGAGTTAGTTTTGCATTTATAACGCCCGAATGTACTATTCAAGATTATTACGGTGCTAATAGTTGGCAACCAAGTGTTACACCATTGAAAGCCGATCAATTATACGATTTGGCGTCATTAACGAAAGTATTAGGAACAACTACACTTTTATTACATTTAATTGAGCAAGGTCAGCTGCAGTGGAAATCAAAAGTAGCGGACTTCTTGCCATATTTTCAAGATTCTCGAGTGACAATTACACATTTGATGACGCATACTTCAGGTATTCGTGGTTATATTCCGCATCGTGATCAATTATCGGCGCCCCAATTGTTGCGGGCGCTTCAACAATTGCCGGTGACTGATGAATTTGAACAGGTAGTGCGCTATACCGATACTGGACCCATTTTAGCAGGTTTGATCATTGAGCAGTTGTATCAAAAACCAGTACAAACTGTAATTGCACAGCAAATTTTGCAACCGTTAAAATTACCGATGGCTACTTTTAAGCCTGATCCGGATTTGTGTGTGGTAACTAATCGACGAGCTGGTTATTGGTTAAAGGGACAAGTTCATGATCCGAAAGCTTGGCAATTGGGACCACATTGTGGTTCCTCTGGACTTTTTGCGAGTGTGGCCGATCTTTTAGTCTTTACACAGTGGTTCTTGGGGCAAACGAAAACGATACATCCGCCAATTCAGCAAACAATGATTGATTATTTATTTCAAGATTTTACTAAAAAGCAGTTAGGGCGTTCCTTTGGTTGGGATTTAAGGCTTAATTGTGTTCGACAGGCTGTTTTATATCATACGGGTTTTACGGGTAATTTTTGGTTAATTGACAAACAGCGTCAGCGAGCATTGATCGTTTTAAGTAATCGGGTGCATCCTTTAGTACAGAATCAACGTTTTTTCTTAGAACGGGATGCCATTGTGGATTTGTTTTTACAGTGAATTAAATAAAAAGAAGTGTCTGCCAAAATCATTAGCATTTTGGTGGGCACTTTTTTAATGATGTTGATAATAAAAAATTGCTAATTGCGTCCGATCCCGCAATTCTAATTTTAACAATAATTGACTGATCAGATTACGTACGGTACCCACACTCAAAAATAGTGTTTGGGCAATTTCTTTGTTGTTTTGACCATGTGCCACGAGCTGTAAGATGTCTTGCTCACGATCTGTTAGGTTTGTTGTCGTGTGATATGGCGCTTGATTTGTTAATTGAGCCTGCATTTTATGGATAATCTCGTCGCCATACACATATTGTTGATTCAAAACAGCATGGATTGCTGGAACAATAGCCTGAAAGTTTTGCTTAATCAAATATCCTTGAATTCCGATTGCTAGAGCTTCATTAATGTATTCATCATCGCTAAAAGTTGTTAGTAATAAAATCTTCGCTTGTTCATTTTTTTTGAAGATGCTTTGAGCGGCTTGCAAACCTAAACCGTCAGGCATCCGAATATCTAATAATAAAACGTCTGGACAATATTGTTTAGATAAATTGATGGCGTCTTGAACAGTGTGTCCGCAAGCGGGGACTGTTAATGTGGAATCGGTTTGAATGATCGTGGTTAAAGCTTGCGTTACTAATTGATCATCGTCGACGATAATAATTTTAGCCATGTACTTGCTCCTTCATTAAGATAATTGTAATTAAAAATTGATGTTGATGAACGTGAAAATGAATCTGACCACCAATCTCAGTGATCCGCTCCATCATATCAGTTAGACCCATACCAATCTGATAATTATCGTTGGCGCCATCGTTTTTGATTTGTAAACGATAAAATCCGAGTAAATTTTGAAAATTTAACACGACTTGCTTGGCGTTTGTGTGTTTTATAATATTAGTCAGAGTTTCTTTAATAACTGCCAAAAGGGCTTGAGTCGACTGTTCATCTAATTGAAAAATAGTGCCTTGAATCTTTATAGGACAAAATTGAAAATTTTTACTTAATAATGTTAATCCATCGCTAAGTGTCATTGCCTTTTGTTGAAGTTGATGAACATTGGTACGGATACTGTTTAAAGCTTGATTCAAGGTTATTTGTAAATTGGTTAGGGACTCGTTAACGACGGGTTCTTGATTAAGGGCACTTAAGGCGCCCACTTGCAAGATACTACTGGATAATAAATGGCCCACATTATCGTGAATATCACGGGCAATTCGATTGCGTTCGTTGGCAATTTGCAGTTGTAGCTGCGTTTGGCTAGCTTTTGTTAACGCAAGATTTTGTTGTGTTAATTGCCTCTGTTGTTCAAAACTATCATCTTGTAATTGGAGGATTTGCCTTTTCAAATGTTTAATTTTGCCGTTTAAAGTAGTCATTTCCAAAACAAGCCAATTTAAGCCAACGATCAAAATAGTTTGCCATTGCCAATGGATCAGCGTTGGCATCAGTATCAAAATAAAGACTAATTTTCGTGAAATAGGCGGTTGCTTGAATAGGGTCATTGCTAGAATTAAAGGCGAGAAGTACCAAAATTTTAGGTGCCAACTACCCAAAATGCTCAAGATTCCGAGTGGTAAATAATATTGCCAGTTTTTCAGGGGTAGCATAATTAAACTTGAACAGAGTAGACTGATTAAAGGATACATGACTGCTGTTGGTTGAAGTGGTTGCTGAAAAAATAAGATAAAACATACGCCACCAATTATGAATACTTGATTGAACGCCCTTGATTTGTTCATTTTTAATTCTCCTATGACAAATGTCATCTTATTTTAGGCCAGATGTCACTATTAAATGAACACCATTTCCATTATATTAAATATAGCTCATGAATGATAGGAGACATCAAACTTGATAATCGAAGTGCAGAATTTAGTCAAACGATACAACCAAAATAAAGTTTTGAATCATCTTAATTTAACGGTGCCTAAGGGTCAAATTTTGGGGTTATTAGGGCCTAATGGTAGTGGTAAGTCGACTTTGATTAATTGCATTTTAGGATTGTTAAAGTTTGATCGCGGACAAATTAAGATTTTTGGGCAAACCATGACGCCCACGAATTATGCGATGAAAAAGCGGATTGGCTTGGTTCCGCAGGAATTGGCTTTATTTGACGAATTAACAGTGCTGGATAATTTAAATTACTTTTGTGGTCTGTATATTCAAAATAAAAAACGGCGTCAATTTTTGGTTCAACAAGCGATGGAATTAGTAGAATTGCAGGATTTTGCAAAATACTACCCCAAACAATTGAGTGGTGGCCTAAAACGACGTCTGAATATTGCTTGTGGAATTGCGCATCAACCAGAATTACTTTTTTTAGATGAACCGACAGTAGCGGTCGATCCGCAGAGTCGCAATAAAATTCTGGACAGTATTCAGCAGTTAAATCACCAAGGTACAACCATTATTTACACGACGCATTACATGGAAGAAGTTGAACAGTTGTGTCAGCAGATTGTAATTTTGGATCATGGTGACGTTATAGCGCAAGGCACTACAGAGCAATTAACGCAATTAATTCAGACTACCGGCACTTTAACATTGGATATAGCACAAATTAGTTCGTCACAGCTTGTTGAACTTGAGCAAATGCCGGGAATGCAACAGGTTTTGTACAGTTTATCTCAGCTCACAATTGTTAATCAAAATTTGAACCAAAATTTAATTGTGATTTTGGAATATTTGCAGCAACAGCATATTTTGTATACGAATTTACGCATACAGACGGCTAATTTGAATGATGTCTTTTTAGCAATTACTGGTCGCCAGTTGCGCGATGCCAAGGAGTGATTTATGAAACAATTAATTTTAGCCCGACTAAAAATGTTTGGTCATCAGCGAATCTTATTATTTTGGTTAGTTTTGTTTCCGATGCTTATGGGTATTTTGATGAAATTGGCCTTTGGAAAATTAATGAATCAAAATCAATCACCAAATGTTCAACCGATTGCTGTGGCAGTAGTAGGTCGCAATGAGCAACAGCAATTTTTGTACCAGACATTGATACAAACTAAACAAGCTAATCAACAAAAATTATTTCATGTTCAACATACTTCGGCATCGAAAGCAAAAAATTTGCTCAGACATCAACGAATTGCAGGTTACTTTCAGCAAAATCAACATCAAAAATGGACTTTGTATTTGATTGAAAAAGGTTTTGCGCAACAGATTTTACGCAACTTTTTAACGGCTTATTTACAAAATAATCATCAGCAGCAAATGCCGCAAAATTCCAGGCGCATTTCTTTGCGCCATTGGACATCCAGACTAGATCAAAAACGTCATTTTAATAGTTTTAGTTTTTATTTTTTTGTCCTGCTAGCGTTTACTATTTTAGATGGTTACATGTTGGGCTTGACTTTGGGTCGTGACGAACAACCTCAACAATCAGCGCTCGGGGTGCGTTTACGGGTCGGTCCCACCAGTTATTTAAAGATTTGGTTGAGCGATCTATTAGCGACTTGGCTGGTCTTTTATTTGTTGGTCTTATTGATCTTAGCCTTTTTTCATTGGGGTTTGGATATTCCGTTTGGCACACGCTGGGGTTGGTTGTTGTTGGTGATTGCACTGGGTTGTTTATTGTCAATTTCCGGCGGTCAATTATGGAATAAGCTTCTCGTTTCTAAAAGTTATGCACAACAGTCCAATCTTGGATTAGTAATTGTTTTGTGCGCAGCCATGCTCAGTGGCTTAATGGGGACGATTGATTTAAAATTTTGGATTGGGCAACATTTACCTTTATTAGGCAACATTAATTTGAATACACTTTTAGGTGACTGTTTTTATCAACTCTTCTTTTATCAAGATTTACAGCCGTTTTATACCAACTTAGCTTGGTTGATTGGCATTTTGTGTATCATCTTTTTAATTAATCTAATTTTGGAAAGGAAAAATGCGTATGAACATCTATAAAGTGACTTGGAAGCTCATATATAAAAATTTAGGAATCTTGTTTTTGGGCACAGTCGTTACTTTATTCATGATGATTTTTATTGCTCAAGATTTTATCAATTCCAAATCAAGTTTGGATGAACCTAAAATAGCAATTTTGGGTTGCAAGAAATCTATCACTGCCCGTAATTTGGCACAATATTTAACTCAACAGACAAAAATTCAGTCACTCAAAAAGCAGGCGAACGCTGTTGATGATGCTCTATACTATCGGCAAATTGATGGTGTAATTTATTTACCTTCTGACTTGCAACAGCAGTTACAGGCAGGACATCAGATTAAATTAAACACAAAATATGCTACTAATCAAGCAGCTTCGTTGGTGGATGGAATGGTTGATCAATATTTCAATACTTTGACTGCTTTCAAG contains:
- the dnaI gene encoding primosomal protein DnaI produces the protein MEKLSQSLSRIIKDRKWQDQYQDLLAQAVKDPDVQQFLQEHQAQVNEAILQQGLDAIYEFVQAKKHMNAFAAGYQPRLIFKNRAIQVSYEPDQELIAHKEQQRFEQNFMTIDMSSDIKQADLTAFAQGASGRQNALAAAYRFVIDYTTKPQFTPGLYLSGDFGIGKTYLLAAIAKELVQNQVAVLLIHFPTFTVQMKNAIHDNSVLSRIDQIKTVPILMLDDIGADSLSSWIRDEVLGVILQYRMQEQLPTFFSSNFAMKDLEKHLTINQRGDQEPIKAARIMERVRYLSHEVILSGPNRRFEK
- the thrS gene encoding threonine--tRNA ligase, with protein sequence MARITLEFPDGSKREFAQDVTPLSVAESISNSLKKQAVAAKVNGVLVDINRPIVQDAQVEIVTKKDDAAPEVARNTAVFLLSAALKQKYPAIHFGEQAVNNDGFYLDTDKAENQVSVDELSALMQDVNKLIKDNAPIERQLMAKEDLVARFSDDPYQTEILKSIDSVQIPVYQMGEFISFGEKALLPKASDLKYYQLLSVAGAYWQGKSSNPMLQRIYGTAFMNDEDLQADLKRRAEIKERDHRTIGRDLDLFFVDPKVGSGLAYWMPKGATIRRTIERYITDKEIAAGYEHVYTPVLMNLDAYKTSGHWAHYREDMFPPMDMGDGEMLELRPMNCPSHIQIYKHHIRSYRELPIRIAELGMMHRYEKSGALSGLQRVREMTLNDGHTFVALEQIEDEFKKVLQLMMDVYKDFNIDNYTFRLSYRDPANTEKYFDDDEMWDRSQGMLKSAMDDLGLEYYEAEGEAAFYGPKLDVQTKTALGNEETLSTIQLDFMQPEKFQLTYVGEDGQEHRPVMIHRGVISTMERFIAYLIEMYKGAFPTWLSPVQVQIIPVNNEYHLDYAQELQTRMRKLGLRVEIDARNEKMNYKIREAQTQKVPYTVVIGDQEVQDSTVSVRKYGEQDSSTEDVSMFVDSVVADVKNYSRSER
- a CDS encoding CPBP family intramembrane glutamic endopeptidase; this translates as MKFFEQNKNYFSTILKLVGLIIFYLIQQLPLLILQLVNKLHFSPMQSNIYFVIGVVLALSMMLVTLLKTQIFSTQKLNLKSYSYLLITFFITILINHLLLPLMKTSGNTNVNGLLKLAGSSPVFFLLYAVFIAPITEEILFRGFIINWFFPKHLAWGAFFSALLFGLIHVSQDPIYFLSKFLIGWLLGLLYLKTHNIKSNILLHLLNNLAAFFI
- a CDS encoding ABC transporter ATP-binding protein; translation: MFHIMRKRIPMLAVWGSILFMVCQVMGTLYIPNITSDIVNKGITKGDTHYIIVAGLHMIGVSLAVIVAAGLNVLLSSQASQKLGKRLRNDIYRKVLYLSNDEFDQIGTSSLITRTTNDVVQMQNVTMMMLRMMIMAPIMMIGASFMAYQKNPQLTKIFVIVLPILIIIVAVILYFADPLFRKMQAKTDRLNLVFREGLTGVRVIRAFRQDDWEQKRFAAANQDYTHNAQKVFSIIAVMSPLTTLIMSGTNIAITWLGAKYISMQTMQIGNLLAFMTYASQILMSVMMLSMIFVVVPRAQASGVRIREVLDLKKQLSEPQTSKMLDDEASLSFHDVSFRYQDAPQLSLQQVNFQAQSGQSVGIIGGTGSGKTTLISLISRLYDPETGVIKVDGQDIRALTIKDLRERVSVVPQKSILFKGNVRANLQYGDQTATDDKLWHALKIAQADEFIETLDQTVEQNGDNFSGGQKQRLAIARALVKDADIYVFDDSFSALDFKTDAKLRQALKDDPQMQQKVIVIVGQRISTIADSDVIVVLDQGRMIGCGTHQELKASNAMYQEIITSQLKEGSVDA
- a CDS encoding ABC transporter ATP-binding protein — translated: MPSKQNINRQKPQNFWKTTWRLARYLSDYIVSLIVVLILAITATIFQIKTPKILGEATTEIFKGVMAGIAKQKAGIHVTQFPVDFHKIAQILMIVGLMYVGSAIFNFLQQILMTRASQQTVFKLRRDLKYKMKLLPVNFYDTHDNGDIMSRAINDMDNIAGTLQQSITQLVTSVVTLVGTLWMMFSISWQLTLIALVTVPVSIVLIGLIAPQSQKAFAAQQKSLGLLNNQVEENYGAHLVVQTFNHEPATLAEFEEENDRLYSAAWKAQLWSGLMMPLMTFVNNLGYVGVAIYGGIQVAHGRLPIGDIQAFLQYTQQFSQPINQLANLANTIQATVASAERIFEIMDEPEMQKTHVDVPDTQTDNLIELDHVQFGYQNQPILLQDYSLEVKPGQMIAIVGPTGAGKTTIINLLERFYDINSGSIKLAGRDTRNLTREQLRSHFAMVLQETWLFTGSIYDNLKYGREDATHEQIMAAAQAAHVDEFVQQLPQGYETVLNEEASNISQGQRQLLTIARAFVADPEILILDEATSSVDTRTEVKIQHAMTRLLEGRTSFVVAHRLSTIQDADQIIVMNHGSIMETGTHEQLLAQNGFYADLYNAQFSGNVSL